The genomic interval ATACAAATTATTTTGGACCCAGTTCCCAACTGACAAAGCAACACACTTCTCCATCACCCTCCAGATCTGACCTGGAAACAGGAACCAGACAGCATATGGCTGTACCTTAAGAACCATCAGCAAAAAGTCTCATGCAccatatatgtacacacagccaatttaaagaaaatctctttacaAGTGAGTCtctagaaaacatcactacaggAAGGACACTGAGAATCCACATTTATTCCCTTCTTGTTGAAAATTTAGAAATTGTGTTTATGAGTAAATAAGTTATATCCTTTCCtctaaaaagcaagaggaaaaaaatctgtaagaatAGACTTTCTATTTCCTACTCAAGAATTTGAAAATGGGGAAATAAGACTGTCCCCTTAGAAGAAGCTGATGAAATCAATACACAACCATCCAGACTGGAGATCTGCAAAGTGAACTGCGCGCAGTCCACACCAGCATCTTCCTCAGCAACATCTCTCAGGGAATATAAGCAATTTGAAAAGCAGCCCTGCTGATTCACCTCCCCCAGCACCATTCCTTTCACTGCCTCACAGACACAGAATCACCCAAGGCCAGCATAATGGACAGGAACTCGCTGAAGCTGTAAACATCTCCAAGGCAAGGACACTGTCAATTAGCAGCGGACCCCACTTTAGCACAGAAGCAGCAATAAGGATGGAGGAGAGAGAGCTGGCAGTGTCCATATTAACACTGGAAGCTTCCCTACCTGGGGAACTCAAGAATCAACTTAAACAGAGATCCTACCCTGAGAAACAACACATGAGTTGCCTGACATTCAACTGGCTTCCTAGATTTTACCTTGGCCAAATGatcagaaaacaaacatttgaTCGTAATTAAGCTTCCCAGGATGATCTGccgacaggaaaaaaaaaagtgctaatcAGAAACACGTTATTATCTTTTCCACTCTACATGAATAACATTCTTGGTTTTAAACAGTTTCTTGTGACTTTTAATTAACTAGTCTCTCAGAGCTTCAATTTACTCTCGGGACACTAATAAGTGAATTTCTCATCCTGCAAGCCAAAAgttggatttttccaggcaaatcCTTGCTGTCTGGGTCCTTGGCGGGCCTTTTGAGCAGTCTTCTGGCTTTCCCAGAAATCTTCCTCTGCATCAAGGTATATTTTCTACAAACTTCCATGAATCTTTACATAAACTGATCTTTCCTATCTTAAAAGAGGCAGAAATTACTGATACTTTGTCTATATGCATTCTCACCCtccccttgcctggagaaatttcAATAGCCCCttaatttcaactttttaaagcCATGACCCACTACTGTTACAGTCTTAATTATGTGACATTCTTTTACTTCCCTAagaattatgtatatttttctcttttcaaaaatgaattttttccaGAATGTCTCATGTTTCCTGGAGTACACAAACCAAAACTATAGATCACAATGTTATAATAGGTAGAAATGCTAGTTTTTAACTTGGGTGACTGCTAAATGGGTGTTTGGTATATTAGCCTCTGTACTTTTGGTAACTTTGAAATAGTTCACTTTCTTATCGTGGCCTTTTGAGGAACTTAATGTGGTGCTTTGCACACAACAGTCCTCAAAAACtacttttgaaagataaaaaatatgatTGACTGAAATGAGTATGAATCCTCAAAGtctctttaatatataaaatagagataagCAACTAAGGTACTTCATTCATAACTATATTGATGCAGCCCCTTATTTTCCCCTCTTAGGTGATAATAGTGATTACTGAGACCTCTCTAAGAGATAGCACAAGGAGAGAAGGGCTTCTGTTTTTATGGACAACATGACTTGAATGTCCTATCTAATCCAGAAATTCTGAACTAAGAAAGTCAAGTCTGATaggaaagttattatttttttttctaagctcCGTGGAAATGAAGGACTTGGAACACTGAATTGTCAAAGGGCTACCCGAGGGGAAGGTGCAAGCGGGCGGCACGCACGATACCTTGGGCAGCGGCCTCAGCATGGTACTCGGGCTCCTCCTCGGGAGGGCTCTGCAGGAAATACAGTTGCTCCGGCAGCATGCTGGCAATCTTCTCCTTCCCCAGGACGTGGGTGCTCAGAAGCGGGCTGACGCTGCgcttcactttctctctcctctcgTGGGCCATAATCTTTTTGGTCCGAGCCTTGATGTTCTCCCAGCACTTCTTCAGCTGTTTGAAATCCCGCAGCGACACGCTGGGCTGGGAGTTGTACTCGTGGGCAAGCGCCTGCCAGGTGCGCTGCTTGAGGGCAATAGTTCGCGCATCACTTTTCTTACATTCCAGCACATACTTGTACTTTTCTACTAACGCCAGCAGGATGCTCTTTTCCAATTCTGAGAAGTATTTGGCAGGTTTTATGATTTCGTTGTTTTGCATTTTCCACTGTGTTTCTCCTGGCTGTTAGCTATCCTGGAACAAGAAGTTTGAAACAATCATTATCAACTCCAGCTATAAAGGCATCAGCTAATCACTCAAGCTCCATCCCTGACTTGATTCCCTTGTCTGAAATACAGCACTTTCCTCCCCTCTTTAATACTGAGTTGTGATATTCTCAAGAAAACATTCAGAAGTTTACCAGGAATGGGGTTTTAACTTAAGAATAGATTTTCAAGTGGGggttccctggtgcctcagatggtaaagaatctatctgcctgcaatgcagaagcaggtcaatccctaggtcggggggatcccctggagacaggaatggctacccactccagtagaacCTTCGCTGCACTTCTTGGCTATTTTGTGGTTACCTGGTTATtgtgtttagtcgtgtctgacgcttttccatcccatggactgtagcccaccaggctcctctgtccctgggattctccaggcaagaatactagagtggattgccatctccttctccaggggattttccctgcccaggggttgaacccacacatCCCactaggcaggcaggttctttacctctgaaccaccagtgaagcctgATTATgtggtgcatgcatgtgtgttcacttgcttcagtcatgcccgactctttttgaccccatgggcgttagcccaccaggctcctctgtccaagggattctccagacaagaatattggagtgggttgccatgccctcctccaggggatcttcccaacccagggatcgaacccgcatctcctgtgtctccggcattgcaggtggatttttttttaccgttgagccactgaggaaggcCCTATGTGGtacagaacagccaaaaaaaagaaaagctgaacaTCTATGTGGAACTCTATTGTGTTAATTT from Bos mutus isolate GX-2022 chromosome 8, NWIPB_WYAK_1.1, whole genome shotgun sequence carries:
- the MSANTD3 gene encoding myb/SANT-like DNA-binding domain-containing protein 3, with protein sequence MQNNEIIKPAKYFSELEKSILLALVEKYKYVLECKKSDARTIALKQRTWQALAHEYNSQPSVSLRDFKQLKKCWENIKARTKKIMAHERREKVKRSVSPLLSTHVLGKEKIASMLPEQLYFLQSPPEEEPEYHAEAAAQESFAVSNRELCDDEKEFIHFPVCEGTSQPEPSCSAVRITANKNYRSKTSQEGALKKMHEEEHHQQMSILQLQLIQMNEVHVAKIQQIERECEMAEEEHRIKMEVLNKKKMYWERKLQTFTKEWPVSSFNRPFPNSP